ATTGCCGGCAATGCCGATGACTTCTTCAAAAAATACGCGCATGTTTCCATTGAAAACGCGCTCATGTTCTTGACGTTCGATAAGGAAAATCCGAACAGCATCATTTCGTGCGTCGGGGCCGCCCGTGAAAACGCCCGCTGCGTCCGCGAAAGAATTTCTTCGGAACTGTGGATTGCCATCAACCAGTTTTACTTGAAACTAAACGACCCCGAAATGCCTAAAGAAGCATTGGCTGGTCCGCACGCCTTTTACAACAGCGTCAAGGAATTCAGCCAGCTCACCGCAGGCATCATTCAAGGCACGATGAATCACGATGTCGCCTGGAACTTCACGCATCTCGGCACATTGCTCGAACGCGCCGACCAGACTTCGCGTATTCTGGACGTCAAGTATTACATCTTGCTTCCAGATGTGAGCATGGTGGGCATGGCGCTCGATACCGTGCAGTGGAACGCCGTTCTCAAGAGCGTCGGTGCGTACGAAATGTTCCACCGCCGCAATTCGAATGTGACACCGCACAACGTCGCGGAATTTCTTTTGCTCTCCGAAGATTTTCCGCGTTCCTTGCGCTATTGCCTCGAAAAAGCGGAACAGTGTCTCAAGAACATCGCCTACCCTGTCAAGAGCAAGGCAGAATCCATCCGCCTCTTGGGAAAGCTGCGTTCCGACATTGCGTTCACCACCATCGAAGAAATCATCGACGAAGGGCTTCACGAACAAATTGAAAAAGTCCAGATTCGCCTAAACGAACTCGGCAATCAAATCTGGAAAGATTTCTTCTGCTAAAAAAAATTCCATTACACTCAAATAAAATCACAATGACGGGTTTCGGCACGTCATTTCTTTTGTATATTCCGAACATGGCGTTTTCTAAGGAATATCTCAAAGATTACGAACGCAAGATTCGTGAGCTCCCTGTCGAGGAGCTCTACGATATTTTAAGCCAAATTCGCGATCATGCATTTCAGGCAGATGATTCTCCAGAACGGATCCGAATTGTCGAAAAACGCATAATCGAACTCACCGGCAACAAAGATGACATTTTGCCATTGCCACAGTATACACAAAGTCTCAATGAAAAATATCAAAACAGAATGACGCCAGGCTCTATTGTATTTAAAGTCATTGGCATAACCTTAATCTTTGCGGGCTTCTGCTTTTTCGATAATCAGACAAAGCAATACACATCTTTTAACTTTATTATAAGCGGACTAGGATTTTTAACATTTGTAATAGGCTGTACATTTGATGGCCAAATAAGACTGTGCTTAAAAGAATTTACCGTCATCAGAACAAGAAAAGATCACCCAAAAGAATTTAAACGCATTACAGGCATTCTAGACATTATCGGCTATGGACTGATCATTTACGGTCTTTTTGCTTTTTAAATTTCTATTTTTGCAAAGCGAGCCTTTAACTCGCTTTTTGGAGCATTTATGAAAACTTGCAGAATTTGTGGCAAAACATTCGAAGCGAAATCTTACTTTGCAAAAGAAATGATGTATTTAAACGCAGGGCGTTTTGAATACTTTGAATGCCCGCACTGCAAGTGTCTGCAAATCGATAGCGTTCCTGAAAACTTAAGCGAATACTATGGTCCCAATTACTATAGCTACAACAAGCCCGCCGACACAGTCACTCGCGCAAAGACACAACACAACAAACGCATACTCGACGTGGGTTGTGGCGCAGGCGCATTGCTCTGCAGTATGGCAGCAACTTCAGGAATTGAGAGCCTTACCGGTTGCGATCCGTTCATCGAAAAAGATATCTCGTACGAAAACGGCGTTCAGATTTTCAAGAAGACGGTCCACGAAATGACCGGCGAATTCGACATCATCATGCTCAACGATTCATTCGAGCACATGACCGATCCGCACGAAACCATGGACAGCCTCAAACGACTTTTGGCAAATGGCGGAACCATCAAGATGACGCTCCCCATCTACCCCAACATTGCGTTTGATAAGTACAAGGAAAACTGGTATCAGCTCGACGCCCCCCGTCATATCTTTTTGCATTCCATCAACAGCCTAAAACTCCTTGCCGACCAACACGGTTTCAAAATTGCGCAGATGATTTTCGACTCCAACAACTCCGCCATTTTGAGGAGTTACCTGTACACCAAGGGAATCACATTCTGGAAGCAAGACCCGAAAGACATTTTCAAGTATTTTACCAAAAGCGAAATTATCGACATCGATAAGAAAATAGCTGAAGCCAACAAAAAAGGTTATGGCGACCACGCCACAGTCTACTTCATGCATAAATAATTGACAGAAAAATAACAGCACAAATTAGTCATAATCTCCTTTTTTTGAGCATTTTTGTCTCATTTCATTGAAAAACTTCTCAACGTTTACAACAGTTAATAAAAAAAAACAATAAAAACGGTCTATTGAATAGAAAACCGCTATATATTCCATTATAGAACGTGTGGGTTTAGTTTTTTCAAGGGATGAGATTAATAATGAAAAAACTGTTGGTTTGGTCACTCGCTGTTGCGGGTACATGTTTTTACGGGTGTGCAGACGAAAACGCAGCTGCATTTGGTAGCATTGCGCCAGAAATTGGTGAAGTTTCATCTTCATCTGTTGAAGAAGATGATCCAGATAATCAAACTCTTCCGCCATCAACAGAAGAGTCTTCGTCGTCCAGCGTACTCGAAGGCGTTTCTAGTTCACAAAATAATTCTCAAGAAGCTCCTGCTCCGAGCTCATCTAGCGCGGGCTCTAACACGGATTCTAGCGCAGACGCTCTCGAAAGCTCTTCCTCGCCCGTCCTAAATTCCAGTTCTGCAATAGCACCAGCAAGCAGCTCTTCTCCAGCTCAAATTCAGATTCCATTATCCTCAAGCTCCATTGCAAGTGTAATTTCAAGTTCTTCAGCAATTGTGGCATCATCGTCTAGCGGACTCCAGGAATACGATGATAATCATAAGCCCAAAGATTCTTTCCTCCCGAAAGCAGGCTTCTACAAGAGTTTAACCATTGAACCGCTCACACCGCAAAAGGGTGGCGAAATCCGTTGCTCATTTGACGGGTCTTTCCCGACCGCAGCTTCCGAACAAATTACAGTCTCAACCCCGATTACCGAAAACACAGTTATACGTTGTTCTGAATTCGTAAACGGAGTCGCTGCAGATACGGCAACGCAAACATATTTCATTAACGAAAGTGTCTCGATGCCAGTGGTTGCACTTACGGTCAATCACCACGACATGTTCGATTCTACCGATGGTCTCTACGCTACCGGAAACCTCACTGGCGGTGGCATGGGTGGCGGAATTGGCGGAATGTGGGGTGGCGGCAACGCAAACGTTACCGACAACAACAACCCGAAATGCGCAGAACCCTGCAAGGCAGCAAACTTCTGGAGAGACGATGAACTCCCCGTCCACGTGGAATACTTCGAAAAAGGAAGTTCCACCACAGAAAAGACATGGGAAATCGACGCAGGCATTTCGATTATCGGTAACTACAGCCGATACAAGCCCAAAAAGAGTGTCGCCATCAAAATGGATAACGACACCTACGGCGACAAAACAATCAAATATTCTTTGTTCAAAACGCGCCCTGAAGCCAAGAAATTCAAGAGTTTCAATTTGCGCAACAACGGCAACCGTTTCTGGACGGACTATGTTGGCGATGCCATGATGACCTCACTTATGGAAGGCACAGAAGTCGATTACCAGCGCAGCCGACAAGTCGTCGTATTCTATAACGGTGAATACTTCGGCATCCACGATATGCGCGAACGCTTGAACAGACACTTCGTCGAAACAAACTACGGCATCGATTCCAAGTCGATCAACATGATCAAGATTACCGGTTCTGGCTACGAAGCTAGCGGAACAAATGGAGCATCAACAGAAGATTACAAACAACTCGTAAATAGTATTTCTAGTGCAAATTTTGCAGGCGAAAACAACACACAGTACGAACAGATTAAGAGCAAACTCAATGTCAACAGTTTTGCCCAATACATGTTCGCCGAAATGTACTACCACAATGGTGACTGGCCAAACAATAACGTGCGCGCCTGGGGCGGCAACGGATATCCGTTCAAGTTTGTCGCATTCGACACCGACCACGGTTTTGGCTTTACACCGGGCATCAGCGGTTTTGACGAAGAAAATCAAAACATGTTCGACTGGGTTCTTGGTGCAAAACAGACAAGCAATCAAGGCGGAAATGGCGGCATGTGGGGCGGCTTCGGTGGAGGCATGGGCGGCGGTTTTGGCACATCGGTCGACAGCAGGGCTCCGGGAGGAATGCTCAAGAAGCTCCTCGAAAATCCAGACTTCAAGCGCCTTTTCATCAACAACGCATGCATTCTCCTCAACAGCTACTTGACTTACGAAAAGGTGCAGAGCACGGTCCAGTCTATGATGGCAACGATTCCATCTTCGGAACAGCAGCGCGACGAACAGCGTTGGCCGCGTAACCAGGCAAACTTCAAGTGGGATCCGAGTGGTAACACGCTTATCGCCTACGCCAAGAATCGCGGAGAAAAAATCAAGCAAGAAATGGTCGAACGTTTTGACCTTGAAAGTGAAGTAACGGTCAAAATCGGAGTAAGTGGTAACGGCTCCGTGCTTGTAGACGGCATGAAACTTCCGAGCAACAATTATCAATGCAAATTCTTCACAAATAATGAACTGCAATTGACAGCAGT
This is a stretch of genomic DNA from Fibrobacter sp. UWB13. It encodes these proteins:
- a CDS encoding CotH kinase family protein translates to MKKLLVWSLAVAGTCFYGCADENAAAFGSIAPEIGEVSSSSVEEDDPDNQTLPPSTEESSSSSVLEGVSSSQNNSQEAPAPSSSSAGSNTDSSADALESSSSPVLNSSSAIAPASSSSPAQIQIPLSSSSIASVISSSSAIVASSSSGLQEYDDNHKPKDSFLPKAGFYKSLTIEPLTPQKGGEIRCSFDGSFPTAASEQITVSTPITENTVIRCSEFVNGVAADTATQTYFINESVSMPVVALTVNHHDMFDSTDGLYATGNLTGGGMGGGIGGMWGGGNANVTDNNNPKCAEPCKAANFWRDDELPVHVEYFEKGSSTTEKTWEIDAGISIIGNYSRYKPKKSVAIKMDNDTYGDKTIKYSLFKTRPEAKKFKSFNLRNNGNRFWTDYVGDAMMTSLMEGTEVDYQRSRQVVVFYNGEYFGIHDMRERLNRHFVETNYGIDSKSINMIKITGSGYEASGTNGASTEDYKQLVNSISSANFAGENNTQYEQIKSKLNVNSFAQYMFAEMYYHNGDWPNNNVRAWGGNGYPFKFVAFDTDHGFGFTPGISGFDEENQNMFDWVLGAKQTSNQGGNGGMWGGFGGGMGGGFGTSVDSRAPGGMLKKLLENPDFKRLFINNACILLNSYLTYEKVQSTVQSMMATIPSSEQQRDEQRWPRNQANFKWDPSGNTLIAYAKNRGEKIKQEMVERFDLESEVTVKIGVSGNGSVLVDGMKLPSNNYQCKFFTNNELQLTAVAGAGAVFTGWSDGSTENPHKVTPTAGMTITAQFR
- a CDS encoding alpha-E domain-containing protein, with product MLSRVANSIYWLARYIERAENVARSIDVNLQLQLDLPGEERPWEPVIQIAGNADDFFKKYAHVSIENALMFLTFDKENPNSIISCVGAARENARCVRERISSELWIAINQFYLKLNDPEMPKEALAGPHAFYNSVKEFSQLTAGIIQGTMNHDVAWNFTHLGTLLERADQTSRILDVKYYILLPDVSMVGMALDTVQWNAVLKSVGAYEMFHRRNSNVTPHNVAEFLLLSEDFPRSLRYCLEKAEQCLKNIAYPVKSKAESIRLLGKLRSDIAFTTIEEIIDEGLHEQIEKVQIRLNELGNQIWKDFFC
- a CDS encoding class I SAM-dependent methyltransferase — encoded protein: MKTCRICGKTFEAKSYFAKEMMYLNAGRFEYFECPHCKCLQIDSVPENLSEYYGPNYYSYNKPADTVTRAKTQHNKRILDVGCGAGALLCSMAATSGIESLTGCDPFIEKDISYENGVQIFKKTVHEMTGEFDIIMLNDSFEHMTDPHETMDSLKRLLANGGTIKMTLPIYPNIAFDKYKENWYQLDAPRHIFLHSINSLKLLADQHGFKIAQMIFDSNNSAILRSYLYTKGITFWKQDPKDIFKYFTKSEIIDIDKKIAEANKKGYGDHATVYFMHK